A portion of the Cyanobacteria bacterium QS_8_64_29 genome contains these proteins:
- the higA gene encoding addiction module antidote protein, HigA family — MSKTVSQVGMKPPHPGQFIREEILEELELSISCAAQALGVRRASLSDLVHEKTALTPEMALRLEKAFGISMETLLRLQAWYDTEAMRQRSAEISVERFVSADQN, encoded by the coding sequence ATGAGCAAGACTGTTTCTCAAGTTGGGATGAAGCCTCCTCATCCAGGTCAGTTCATCCGTGAGGAAATCTTGGAAGAGCTGGAGCTCTCCATTTCGTGTGCGGCGCAAGCCCTTGGGGTGCGTCGGGCCTCTCTATCCGATCTCGTCCATGAGAAAACGGCTTTGACGCCTGAGATGGCCCTACGGCTGGAGAAAGCTTTTGGGATCTCCATGGAGACCTTGCTGCGCTTGCAAGCGTGGTATGACACGGAAGCTATGCGTCAGCGCTCGGCGGAGATTTCAGTGGAGCGGTTCGTATCTGCTGACCAAAACTAG